The segment AAGGAGGggtgtagagatggctcagcagttacaagcatGGACTGCTATTGCAAAAGAGCCCACTTTGGTCCCCAGCCCCTACATCAGGAAGCTtgtaactacctgtaactccagcccccggggatctgacaccctctgctggcctgtgtgtgtacatgcaccacacacacacacacacacacacacacacacacacacacacacacacaaaattaaaataagtctttcaaagtaagcaaataaatgaaagtcCAAGAAAAATATGCTTTCACATCACATCAAAGCCAAACCTAGAAAAATATTGAGGTCAAATCCTGTACAAGAAAAAAGGCAGCCCAATATTCTTCCCATTAACTATAAAATACACTACACAATGAGTTAATCCCCCCtccaacacacagaaaaaaaacaagcaatagcttgttttaaaaatcactgaaagATTTAAGAAACAGGTATGAGGCATAAATGAACACAATTCACAATCAGAAAAAAGTCAGAAATGAGGTGACAGAGCTCAGCacagaatgagaaataaaaatgcgATTTTAGGAATGGATACTAAGCCAAAAAGCACAAAAGAGGAAtagaaaacagagacaaaatacatttaaaaggacATACAAAGGTCTCGAGACAATGAAATAACTAAAGATGGGCAAAGAGGAAACAATATACAAACAATGAGGAAATATAAGCCAGGAAATAAAACTAATAGTAAGATAAAGCATTAATTGATACACAGGATACCACCCACATTTCTGCCACCCGCCAACACCCCACACCCAACCCGAACCACTCCCCACCAaacaacacacccacacacacacacacacacacacacacacacacacacacatttatttatttatttattttatttatttatttattatttatggggAGGAAAGTAACAAAAGTTTAATCCACTGGCTAGCTGTGTCCGCTGATCCCCGGCCAAGCTTTTATtgatacacagtatatcaccacatttctgccCCACCGCCAACCCACCCCACCCAACCCCGAACCCTCTCcccaaccaacacacacacacacacacacacacacacacacattatttatttatttatttatttatttatttatttatttatgggttgAAGATTAACAAAAGTTTAATCTACtgcctggctgtgtcctctgGTCCTCGGCCAAGATTTTATtgatacacagtatatcaccacatttctgccCCACACAACCCCAACCCCAAACACCCCGAACCCACACCCCAACCAacatatcttaatttttttaggGGGAGGAGAGTAACAAAAGTAGTCCACAACCAAAATGCAAGAAAAACCATTTATTGTGAGCGTATACAACATGTACCCTCAAGCATTACATCAAAGAAACGCGCCTGTTTGACAGTTCCTCCCAGCAGCCATCGGGTTTCTCCTCCTGTTTTCTCCAGGTGATTTTGGCAGAGATGTGGTGACTTGAACAAGAGTCCAAGAAGCGGGCTTCAGTCACAGGTCTCAGGAGCCGCCTCTGCCATGTAGGCATCCAATTCAGCATCCAGGGCCGCCTTGGTTTGCGACATGTATGCATCCAGTTCGGCGTCCAGCTGCTCCTTGGTCAGTCCGTGGCGTGCGAGTGTACCTCTCCATCGGCCGCGACCCCGCCCACCGCCACCTCCTCGGCCTCGAAAAGCCCCTCTTCCACGACCAAACTCGGCCCGACCTGGGGTTGGCATCCTGGCCCCGGGCGGGTCTCTGGCGGCAGGTCCCCCACCTAGTCCTCCTCCTTGGGGCACATCTGTCTCGACGACGGCTGCGCCTCTTCCTCCTTTCGCTCTCCTGGCAACGGCACCCATGGGACCTCCTAAGTGGACTTGgatgctccttcctcctccttgggGCACATCTGTCTGGGCGATGTCTGCGCCTCTTCCTCCTTTCGCTCTCCTGGCAACGGCACCCATGGGACCTCCTAAGTGGACTTGGATGCTCCTCTCACCCGGGCGCCCCTCGAAGCCCTGCCTAGGATTTAACGCTGCCTGGACAGAGGGTCTCCTCTCCATCTGCAGGGCCAGTCTTCTGTTTCTGGCActgcccagctgctgctgccgcctCTTCGAGGCCCGGACGTTGGCCGCCATTGGCTGTGGCAGTCTGTTTCTCCGCCATTGAGCAAAACGCTCATTGAGAGACATCTTGGTGGTGCCTCTGAGCACAACTCTGCGCACTGGCCCTGCGGGCCTCTTCAGATCCTGAGAATCCAGGGAGGTTAGCTGCCCGGCGGTTACGAGGCGAAGCTCTCTCATCGTGGCTTGGCTCTCTAGATGGGCCGGCCCTCTCCTGACTTTCGTCTGTGCCACTAAAGCTGGCACCGCCAACCCGGACGCCGCCTGCTGTCCAAAGCAAAGTCCCAGGAGGGTGGGTGCAGAGTCCGGCCTCCTGCAGCACCCGCACAGGCGAGCAGCTTTGGGGGCTTTCTCGGGAACTTGTGCCCCCAAAGTCCGATCAAAGAGGGCGCTCAGgtcctaactggtcttaataagAACCCGGGGCCAGATATCTGGGGTGAACACCCaagggtcagagagacagaggaccaAGCCCCAGCCACTTCTCACCTACTGCACCAGTCCTCCGACTCGACGCCTGGGAGTCCTCAGTCCAAAAGGCCTGcagttcctctctcctcccgcCTTTTATACCCTTCTGAGCCACGTCACTTCCTCCTTCGAGCTGGGCGTGGTGATCACGTGACGCCCAAGgactaggattaagggtgtgccaccaccctggGGCGCTGTTACTCTCCAACACTGAGACCATCCCCTGTAGTCCTGGGTGTCTTCGAACCCTCTCTCCACCACTAGGAGGAAAGGCGTGTGCCATACCACCTGGCCCCTACCTTTAATATACTGGCTGGCTGTGTCCACTCATCCTGGACCAAGCTTTAAT is part of the Peromyscus leucopus breed LL Stock unplaced genomic scaffold, UCI_PerLeu_2.1 scaffold_534, whole genome shotgun sequence genome and harbors:
- the LOC114701585 gene encoding chromatin target of PRMT1 protein-like yields the protein MRELRLVTAGQLTSLDSQDLKRPAGPVRRVVLRGTTKMSLNERFAQWRRNRLPQPMAANVRASKRRQQQLGSARNRRLALQMERRPSVQAALNPRQGFEGRPGERSIQVHLGGPMGAVARRAKGGRGADIAQTDVPQGGGRSIQVHLGGPMGAVARRAKGGRGAAVVETDVPQGGGLGGGPAARDPPGARMPTPGRAEFGRGRGAFRGRGGGGGRGRGRWRGTLARHGLTKEQLDAELDAYMSQTKAALDAELDAYMAEAAPETCD